One window from the genome of Methylomarinovum caldicuralii encodes:
- a CDS encoding IS4 family transposase, giving the protein MFSLALGDARLNRRLCRVIEAMANDPMASVPNVCGGGWAETKAAYRLLDNARLDFREVLRAHSVPTLERIRQQSRVLCLQDTTELDYSGRPSMAGLGRLNYEQRQGLYLHPTLVISEAGVALGVTDCWHWARLPKGEPDLAESLRWVEGYERVAEMAALAPETRLVYVADREGDLRALIDRAEQLGFAADYLIRVRHDRKLNDPLDGKLRAAVEAQPVLGTIAFDLPAGGNRPARQVTQTIRLARVELKTRSGPGPQVTVILAREEAPPEGQEAVEWCLITNEEITTLEQARARIEWYRKRWWIEVYFRILKSGCRIEALQLRTRERLERALVLYLIVAWRILMLMTLGREHPEWCCEVVFSVEEWQTAWAIHHRTPPPATPPDLGTIVRIVAGFGGWLGRKNDPPPGPKALWQGMTKLSAYVEAVTAIRAAEIKFPQRKRIRH; this is encoded by the coding sequence ATTTTTTCCCTGGCGCTGGGCGATGCCCGCCTGAACCGGCGGCTGTGCCGGGTGATAGAAGCGATGGCAAACGATCCGATGGCGAGCGTTCCCAACGTTTGCGGGGGTGGCTGGGCGGAGACCAAGGCGGCCTACCGGCTGCTGGACAATGCCAGGCTGGATTTTCGGGAGGTGTTGCGGGCCCACAGTGTGCCGACCCTGGAACGGATCCGGCAGCAGTCGCGGGTGCTGTGCCTGCAGGACACCACCGAGCTGGATTATTCCGGGCGGCCGTCGATGGCGGGGTTGGGACGGCTGAATTACGAGCAGCGTCAGGGGTTGTACCTGCATCCGACGCTGGTGATCAGTGAGGCGGGCGTGGCCCTGGGGGTGACCGACTGCTGGCACTGGGCGCGTTTGCCCAAGGGGGAACCGGACCTGGCCGAAAGCCTGCGTTGGGTGGAAGGTTATGAGCGGGTGGCCGAGATGGCCGCCCTGGCGCCCGAGACCCGGCTGGTGTATGTCGCCGACCGCGAAGGTGACCTTCGGGCCCTGATCGACCGGGCCGAACAGCTGGGCTTTGCCGCCGATTACCTGATCCGGGTACGACACGACCGCAAGCTCAACGACCCTCTCGATGGCAAACTGCGGGCCGCGGTCGAAGCCCAGCCGGTGTTGGGGACGATCGCCTTTGACCTGCCGGCCGGCGGCAACCGCCCGGCCCGGCAGGTCACACAAACAATCCGGCTCGCCCGGGTCGAACTGAAGACCCGCAGCGGCCCGGGTCCCCAAGTCACCGTCATCCTGGCCCGGGAAGAGGCGCCCCCCGAAGGCCAGGAAGCGGTTGAATGGTGCCTGATCACCAACGAAGAAATCACCACCCTGGAACAGGCCAGAGCGCGCATCGAATGGTACCGCAAACGCTGGTGGATCGAGGTCTACTTCCGCATCCTCAAAAGCGGCTGCCGCATCGAAGCCCTGCAACTTCGCACCCGGGAACGCCTGGAACGGGCCCTGGTGCTGTATCTGATCGTCGCCTGGCGCATCCTGATGCTGATGACGCTCGGGCGGGAACATCCCGAGTGGTGCTGTGAAGTGGTGTTCTCTGTCGAAGAATGGCAGACCGCCTGGGCCATCCACCATCGCACCCCGCCGCCCGCGACGCCGCCGGATTTGGGCACCATCGTCCGCATTGTGGCCGGCTTTGGCGGCTGGCTGGGGCGCAAGAACGATCCCCCACCCGGCCCCAAAGCCCTGTGGCAGGGCATGACCAAACTGAGCGCCTACGTGGAGGCCGTGACCGCCATCCGGGCGGCCGAGATCAAGTTCCCTCAGAGAAAACGGATAAGACATTGA
- a CDS encoding ADP-ribosylglycohydrolase family protein — translation MIGAIAGDIIGSVYEFAPCKSRDFAPLFHPDAHFTDDTVLTVAVADSLLHDRDPVAAFKDWGRRYPDCGWGGMFARWLFSARTEPYGSFGNGAAKVIICSA, via the coding sequence ATGATCGGCGCCATCGCGGGAGACATCATTGGTTCCGTTTACGAGTTCGCGCCCTGCAAATCCAGGGATTTCGCGCCGCTCTTCCATCCCGACGCCCATTTCACCGACGATACCGTGCTGACGGTGGCGGTCGCCGACAGCCTGCTCCATGACCGCGACCCGGTTGCGGCCTTCAAGGACTGGGGCCGCCGCTATCCCGATTGCGGCTGGGGCGGCATGTTCGCCCGCTGGCTGTTCTCCGCCCGCACCGAACCGTATGGCAGCTTCGGCAACGGCGCGGCCAAGGTTATCATATGCTCTGCCTGA
- a CDS encoding helix-turn-helix transcriptional regulator — METDYGKRIRALRRANNITQQELARATGIDQSCISKLERGDVVGTPENLLKIARALGVTVSDLLGDAVREPQEPYRNATDPRAAILADYQAPEGLRDMAQDKATLLPTSSPFYRNQCLIRFL; from the coding sequence ATTGAAACGGACTACGGCAAGCGCATCCGTGCCCTCCGGCGCGCCAACAACATCACCCAGCAAGAGCTGGCCCGTGCAACCGGCATCGACCAGTCCTGCATCTCCAAACTGGAACGCGGCGATGTGGTCGGCACCCCGGAAAATCTCCTCAAGATCGCCAGGGCCCTGGGCGTGACCGTCTCCGACCTTTTGGGCGACGCCGTGCGCGAGCCCCAGGAGCCCTACCGGAACGCCACCGATCCCAGAGCCGCGATCCTGGCCGACTACCAGGCCCCCGAAGGCCTGCGCGACATGGCCCAGGACAAGGCCACCCTATTACCCACATCTTCCCCCTTCTATAGGAATCAATGTCTTATCCGTTTTCTCTGA
- a CDS encoding YqhA family protein has protein sequence MKRVELIFEAALWRTRLVVLVAVLASLVTAFAVLYVATVDAWILVSELAHYADPDLTPEVRQVLRAQSIAHVVEVIDGYLLATVLLIFSLGLYELFISTLEEARRSDAFAKVLVIRNLDDLKSRLGKVILMILIVKFFERGISMKFDGPLDLLAFAGGIALVGFALFLSHSAIYHLTGKDGQVD, from the coding sequence ATGAAGCGGGTAGAGCTGATCTTCGAGGCCGCCCTGTGGCGCACCCGCCTGGTGGTGCTGGTAGCCGTGCTTGCCAGTCTGGTGACGGCGTTTGCGGTTCTTTACGTGGCGACGGTCGATGCATGGATTCTGGTTTCGGAATTGGCCCATTATGCCGATCCGGATCTGACGCCTGAGGTGCGGCAGGTGCTTCGGGCCCAGTCCATCGCCCATGTGGTGGAGGTGATCGACGGTTATCTGCTGGCGACAGTGTTGCTGATATTCTCACTGGGGCTGTACGAGCTGTTCATCAGCACGCTGGAGGAGGCCCGCCGCAGCGACGCCTTTGCCAAGGTGCTGGTCATCCGCAATCTGGACGACCTGAAAAGCCGCCTTGGGAAGGTGATTTTGATGATCCTCATCGTCAAGTTCTTCGAGCGGGGCATCAGCATGAAATTCGACGGGCCTTTGGATCTGCTGGCGTTTGCGGGCGGCATTGCGCTGGTAGGGTTCGCCCTATTTCTGTCCCATTCGGCGATTTATCACCTGACCGGCAAAGACGGCCAGGTGGACTGA
- a CDS encoding FAD-dependent oxidoreductase has product MKTRLLLLLLLAALVTAWFTLDLGRYLNLATLQAGLADLRAWLAREPLAFITGFFLLYVLVTALSVPGAAVLTLAAGALFGLVGGTVLVSFASTLGATLATLTARYLLREPLRRRFARQFEVVDRGIARDGILYLASLRLMPVFPFFLINLLMGLTHMPVRTFFWVSQLSMLPGTLVYVNAGTQIARLRNLSDVASPGLWLSFALLAGMPWLGKLGARWLQRRRRYSGWRRPRRFDRNLVVIGGGAAGLVSAYLAAAVKARVTLVEAGKLGGDCLNTGCVPSKALIRCAKVAWQQRHARDYGIDAGDPKVDFAAVMAYVQRSIGTVEPHDSAERYTALGVEVLQGYARLIDPWTVEVALADGGRRRLTTRAIVLATGARPVVPPLPGIEETGYLTSDTLWSALAERGLPRRLAILGGGPIGCELAQALARLGAEVVQIERGPRLLPREDPEVSELARQRLAQDGVQVLTGHRAVRCERDGGRKFLVVEHDGREQRLAFDALLCAVGRAARLEGYGLETLGIDTHRTVATNDYLETLYPNIYAAGDVAGPWQFTHTAAHQAGYATVNALFGPWRRLKVDDRAVPRVTFLDPEIAHVGLTEQEAAARGIEVEVSRYDLAELDRAITEGARTGFVKVLTVPGRDRLLGATIVAERAGEMLMEFTLALQHGLGMEKLLATIHPYPTWAEADKFAAGQWKRDHAPAWVFPWLERYHRWRRGNP; this is encoded by the coding sequence GTGAAAACCCGGCTCTTGCTGCTCCTCCTGCTCGCCGCCCTGGTGACCGCCTGGTTCACCCTGGATCTGGGGCGCTACCTCAATCTGGCCACCCTGCAGGCCGGCCTGGCGGATCTACGCGCCTGGCTGGCGCGCGAACCGCTCGCCTTCATTACCGGCTTCTTCCTGCTCTACGTGCTGGTCACCGCCCTGTCGGTGCCCGGCGCCGCGGTGCTGACCCTCGCGGCCGGGGCCCTGTTCGGCCTGGTCGGCGGCACCGTGCTGGTGTCCTTCGCCTCCACCCTGGGAGCGACGCTGGCCACGCTCACCGCCCGTTATCTGCTGCGGGAACCGCTGCGGCGGCGCTTTGCGCGCCAGTTCGAGGTCGTCGACCGCGGCATCGCCCGCGACGGCATCCTCTACCTGGCCTCGCTGCGGCTGATGCCGGTGTTCCCCTTCTTCCTCATCAATCTGCTGATGGGGCTGACCCACATGCCGGTGCGCACCTTCTTCTGGGTCAGCCAGCTGAGCATGCTGCCGGGGACGCTGGTGTACGTCAACGCCGGCACCCAGATCGCCAGACTCCGGAATCTGAGCGATGTCGCCTCCCCCGGCCTGTGGCTGTCCTTCGCACTGCTGGCGGGAATGCCGTGGCTGGGCAAGCTCGGCGCCCGCTGGCTGCAGCGCCGCCGTCGCTATTCCGGCTGGCGCCGGCCGCGGCGCTTCGATCGCAACCTGGTGGTCATCGGCGGCGGTGCCGCCGGCCTAGTGAGCGCCTATCTGGCGGCGGCGGTCAAAGCCAGGGTGACCCTGGTGGAAGCGGGCAAGCTGGGAGGCGACTGTCTCAACACCGGCTGCGTGCCGAGCAAGGCGCTGATCCGCTGCGCCAAGGTGGCCTGGCAGCAGCGTCACGCCCGCGACTACGGCATCGATGCCGGTGACCCCAAGGTCGATTTCGCCGCGGTGATGGCCTACGTCCAGCGCAGCATCGGGACCGTCGAACCCCACGACAGCGCCGAACGCTACACCGCCCTGGGAGTGGAAGTGCTGCAGGGCTACGCCCGCCTGATCGATCCCTGGACCGTGGAGGTGGCCCTCGCCGACGGCGGCCGCCGGCGGCTGACCACCCGCGCCATCGTCCTCGCCACCGGCGCCCGGCCGGTGGTGCCGCCCCTGCCCGGCATCGAGGAAACCGGTTACCTCACCTCCGACACCCTGTGGTCGGCCCTGGCCGAACGCGGCCTGCCGCGGCGGCTGGCGATCCTCGGCGGCGGTCCGATCGGCTGCGAACTGGCCCAGGCCCTGGCCCGCCTGGGGGCCGAGGTGGTCCAGATCGAACGCGGTCCCCGCCTGCTTCCCCGCGAGGACCCGGAGGTTTCGGAACTGGCCCGTCAGCGGCTGGCGCAGGACGGGGTGCAGGTGCTGACCGGCCATCGCGCGGTCCGCTGCGAGCGCGACGGCGGGCGCAAATTCCTCGTGGTCGAACACGACGGCCGCGAGCAGCGACTGGCCTTCGACGCGCTGCTGTGCGCGGTGGGACGGGCGGCCCGCCTCGAAGGTTACGGGCTGGAGACCCTGGGTATCGACACCCACCGCACCGTCGCCACCAACGACTATCTGGAAACCCTCTATCCCAACATCTACGCCGCCGGCGACGTCGCCGGCCCGTGGCAGTTCACCCACACCGCCGCCCATCAGGCCGGGTACGCCACCGTCAACGCCCTGTTCGGCCCCTGGCGCCGCCTCAAGGTCGACGACCGGGCGGTCCCCCGGGTCACCTTTCTCGATCCGGAAATCGCCCACGTGGGCCTGACCGAACAGGAGGCCGCCGCCCGAGGCATCGAGGTCGAGGTCAGCCGTTACGATCTGGCCGAACTGGACCGGGCCATCACGGAAGGCGCGCGCACCGGTTTCGTCAAGGTGCTGACCGTCCCCGGGCGCGACCGCCTCTTGGGGGCCACGATCGTCGCCGAGCGCGCCGGGGAGATGCTGATGGAGTTCACCCTGGCGCTGCAACACGGCCTGGGGATGGAAAAGCTTCTCGCCACCATCCACCCCTATCCCACCTGGGCCGAGGCCGACAAGTTCGCCGCCGGGCAGTGGAAACGCGACCACGCCCCCGCCTGGGTGTTTCCCTGGCTGGAACGCTACCACCGCTGGCGCCGGGGCAACCCATGA
- a CDS encoding TIGR04283 family arsenosugar biosynthesis glycosyltransferase yields MKLLSIVVPMLDERAQLPALLDHLDAFAAEAEILLVDGGSGDGGPAYARHRGFRVLDAPRGRARQMNAGAAATRGEWLLFLHADTRLPAGALGQIRWSGRRWGRFDVRIAGRSPWLAVVAAMMNLRSRLTGIATGDQAIFVRRNAFEAVGGFPDQPLMEDIELSRRLKRLGPPACLPGPALTSGRRWEENGVWRTIVLMWSLRLAYWLGADPKTLAARYR; encoded by the coding sequence ATGAAGCTGCTGAGCATCGTCGTCCCCATGCTCGACGAGCGTGCCCAGCTGCCGGCGCTGCTCGATCATCTGGACGCCTTCGCCGCCGAAGCCGAAATCCTCCTGGTGGACGGCGGCAGCGGTGACGGCGGTCCGGCCTACGCCCGCCACCGCGGTTTCCGGGTTCTCGACGCTCCCCGCGGCAGGGCTCGGCAGATGAACGCCGGGGCGGCCGCGACTCGGGGCGAGTGGCTGCTGTTCCTCCACGCCGACACCCGCCTGCCGGCCGGCGCCCTTGGGCAGATCCGCTGGAGCGGTCGCCGCTGGGGGCGCTTCGACGTGCGCATCGCCGGCCGCAGCCCCTGGCTGGCCGTGGTGGCGGCGATGATGAACCTGCGCTCGCGCCTGACCGGCATCGCCACCGGCGATCAGGCCATCTTCGTCCGCCGCAATGCCTTCGAGGCCGTCGGCGGCTTCCCGGACCAGCCCCTGATGGAAGACATCGAACTGAGCCGCCGTCTCAAGCGCCTCGGCCCACCCGCCTGCCTGCCGGGCCCGGCGCTCACTTCCGGACGGCGCTGGGAGGAAAACGGCGTTTGGCGCACCATTGTCCTGATGTGGTCTCTGCGCCTGGCCTACTGGCTGGGGGCCGACCCGAAAACCCTGGCTGCCCGTTACCGATGA
- a CDS encoding zf-HC2 domain-containing protein translates to MLNCEQAARLASEGLDRPLTLKERLALRFHTLMCRGCRRYRRHLEILRRISRAYVKEDERQA, encoded by the coding sequence ATGCTGAACTGTGAACAAGCCGCCCGTCTGGCCTCGGAAGGTCTCGACCGCCCGCTGACCCTGAAAGAGCGGCTGGCCCTGAGATTCCACACCCTGATGTGCCGCGGCTGCCGCCGCTACCGGCGCCATCTGGAAATCCTGCGCCGCATCAGCCGCGCTTACGTCAAAGAAGACGAGCGACAGGCATGA
- the rlmD gene encoding 23S rRNA (uracil(1939)-C(5))-methyltransferase RlmD translates to MGRRRRRPLPTEPALATVEKLTHDGRGIAYVDGKAIFIIGALPGETVRFRYTELRRDHGSGQVVEVLKSVPERVAPACGAFGRCGGCSLQHLDHAAQIRAKDALLAEQLRRIGGIDDFECWPPLTGPVWGYRRKARLGVRYVRNKDKVLVGFRERGSGKMAEIESCLTLHPQVGERLQDLAGLIDTLSIREQLPQIEVAIGDNRSALVFRVLQPPSAADRQRLSDFGRRYDFDVYLQPKGPESLQPLYPEDPPLPCYFLPEDVTLWFGPLGFTQVNADINRKMIARVLEMLAPQTDETLLDLFCGLGNFTLPLARRGGRIVGVEGNAREVEMGRYNARANGIDNVEFHVCDLTQPLEDQPWAGARYDKILLDPARSGALELMAWLPRWRPKQVVYVSCNPATLARDVGRLVHEHGFRLIRAGIMDMFPHTAHVESIALLTP, encoded by the coding sequence ATGGGACGACGCCGACGCAGGCCGCTGCCGACCGAGCCGGCCTTGGCCACCGTCGAAAAACTGACCCACGACGGCCGTGGCATCGCCTACGTGGACGGCAAGGCCATCTTCATCATCGGGGCATTGCCGGGGGAAACCGTCCGTTTTCGCTACACCGAGCTGCGCCGCGATCACGGCAGCGGCCAGGTCGTCGAAGTGCTCAAGTCCGTCCCGGAAAGGGTCGCCCCGGCCTGCGGCGCTTTTGGCCGGTGTGGCGGCTGCAGTTTGCAGCACCTGGACCACGCCGCGCAGATCCGGGCCAAAGACGCACTGCTGGCCGAGCAACTGCGCCGCATCGGCGGGATAGACGACTTCGAATGCTGGCCGCCTTTGACCGGCCCGGTGTGGGGCTATCGGCGCAAAGCCCGCCTCGGCGTCCGCTATGTCCGCAACAAGGACAAGGTGCTGGTGGGGTTCCGCGAGCGCGGCAGCGGCAAAATGGCCGAAATCGAATCCTGCCTCACCCTGCACCCCCAGGTCGGGGAACGGCTGCAGGACCTGGCGGGATTGATCGACACCTTGAGCATCCGCGAGCAGCTGCCCCAGATCGAGGTCGCTATCGGCGACAACCGCAGCGCCCTGGTATTCCGGGTGCTGCAGCCGCCGAGCGCGGCAGACCGCCAGCGGCTGAGCGATTTCGGCCGCCGCTACGATTTCGACGTCTATCTTCAGCCCAAGGGACCGGAATCACTCCAGCCACTCTACCCTGAGGATCCCCCGCTGCCCTGTTATTTCCTGCCGGAGGACGTCACCCTCTGGTTCGGCCCGCTGGGCTTCACCCAGGTGAACGCCGACATCAACCGCAAGATGATCGCCCGAGTTCTGGAAATGCTGGCCCCCCAAACGGACGAAACCCTCCTGGACCTGTTCTGCGGCCTCGGCAATTTCACCCTGCCGCTCGCGCGCCGCGGTGGGCGTATCGTCGGCGTGGAAGGCAACGCCCGGGAGGTGGAGATGGGGCGCTACAACGCCCGGGCCAACGGCATCGACAACGTGGAATTTCACGTCTGCGACCTCACCCAGCCCTTGGAGGACCAGCCCTGGGCCGGGGCGCGTTACGACAAGATTCTCCTGGATCCGGCCCGCAGCGGCGCCCTCGAACTGATGGCGTGGCTGCCCCGCTGGCGTCCCAAGCAGGTGGTTTACGTTTCCTGCAACCCTGCCACGCTCGCCCGCGACGTGGGCCGGCTGGTACACGAGCACGGCTTCAGGCTGATCCGCGCCGGGATCATGGACATGTTCCCCCACACCGCCCATGTCGAATCCATCGCCCTGCTGACGCCATGA
- the arsS gene encoding arsenosugar biosynthesis radical SAM (seleno)protein ArsS (Some members of this family are selenoproteins.) encodes MHPTLPRLLPGDFPPVERRRLTTLQVNLGYRCNQTCLHCHVNAGPHRREMMDADTLALISEVLAARGIETLDLTGGAPELHPGFRSLVTQARALGVHVIDRCNLTILFEPGQADLAEFLADHRVEVVASLPCYLEENVERQRGAGVFAKSIAALRRLNRLGYGEPGSGLVLNLVYNPQGDALPSPQPQLEAAYREALAQRFGIVFNRLLTLTNMPIQRFGSMLISKGRFDAYLALLKTNFEPANLDRLMCRHLLSVDWRGHLYDCDFNQQLGLAADGPRHLRDLLDTDPAGRPVRVADHCYGCAAGQGSSCTGALT; translated from the coding sequence ATGCATCCGACCCTGCCCCGTCTGCTCCCCGGCGACTTTCCCCCTGTCGAACGCCGGCGCCTGACCACCCTGCAGGTCAACCTCGGCTACCGCTGCAACCAGACCTGCCTGCACTGCCACGTCAACGCCGGCCCCCATCGCCGGGAGATGATGGATGCCGACACCCTGGCGCTGATCTCCGAAGTCCTGGCCGCCCGCGGGATCGAAACCCTTGATCTGACCGGGGGCGCCCCGGAACTGCACCCGGGGTTCCGCTCGCTGGTCACCCAGGCCCGGGCGCTGGGCGTCCACGTCATCGACCGCTGCAACCTCACCATCCTGTTCGAGCCCGGCCAGGCGGATCTGGCGGAGTTCCTCGCCGACCACCGGGTCGAGGTGGTCGCCTCCCTGCCGTGCTATCTGGAAGAGAACGTCGAGCGCCAGCGCGGTGCGGGGGTCTTCGCCAAGAGCATCGCCGCTCTGCGCCGCCTCAATCGCCTGGGCTACGGGGAACCCGGCAGCGGTCTGGTGCTGAACCTGGTCTACAACCCCCAGGGGGACGCGCTGCCGTCCCCGCAGCCGCAGCTGGAGGCGGCCTACCGGGAGGCGCTGGCGCAGCGCTTCGGCATCGTCTTCAACCGCCTCCTGACCCTGACCAACATGCCTATCCAGCGCTTCGGGTCGATGCTGATCTCCAAAGGGCGGTTCGACGCCTATCTGGCGCTGCTGAAGACCAACTTCGAACCGGCCAATCTGGACCGTCTCATGTGCCGCCACCTGCTCAGCGTGGACTGGCGGGGGCATCTCTACGACTGCGACTTCAACCAGCAACTGGGGCTGGCCGCGGACGGCCCCCGGCATCTGCGCGATCTCCTGGACACCGATCCCGCTGGCCGCCCGGTCCGGGTGGCCGACCACTGTTACGGCTGCGCCGCCGGCCAGGGCAGCAGCTGCACGGGGGCGCTGACGTGA
- a CDS encoding TIGR04282 family arsenosugar biosynthesis glycosyltransferase, with protein sequence MNVRPVVFAKAPQPGRVKTRLIPALGPDGAAALARRLLRHTLTEALAAGFGPVELCASPDPAHPAWKETALPPGLVLTPQGDGDLGARMARAARRHIDTGRAVVLLGTDCPALTCGRLRRIAAALHQGQAVLVPALDGGYVALGLSRFHPALFEAIAWGGDAVAATTCARLRRLGWRFHCLPPLADIDRPGDLRHLPATWRICR encoded by the coding sequence ATGAACGTCCGTCCCGTCGTCTTCGCCAAGGCGCCGCAGCCGGGGCGGGTCAAGACCCGCCTGATCCCGGCACTGGGGCCGGACGGCGCCGCGGCCCTGGCCCGGCGCCTGCTGCGCCACACCCTGACTGAAGCCCTGGCGGCCGGTTTCGGCCCGGTCGAGCTCTGCGCCAGCCCGGACCCGGCCCATCCGGCCTGGAAGGAGACCGCCCTGCCGCCCGGCCTGGTGCTCACCCCTCAGGGAGACGGCGATCTGGGGGCGCGCATGGCGCGGGCGGCCCGCCGCCATATTGATACCGGCCGCGCCGTGGTCCTCCTCGGCACCGACTGCCCAGCGCTGACCTGCGGGCGGCTCCGCCGGATCGCCGCCGCGCTGCACCAAGGTCAGGCGGTGCTGGTCCCGGCCCTGGACGGCGGTTATGTGGCCCTGGGGTTGAGCCGCTTCCACCCGGCGCTGTTCGAAGCCATCGCCTGGGGCGGCGATGCCGTGGCCGCCACCACCTGCGCGCGCCTGCGCCGCCTGGGGTGGCGGTTCCACTGTCTGCCGCCCCTGGCCGACATCGACCGCCCCGGGGATCTCCGCCATCTGCCCGCCACCTGGAGGATATGCCGATGA
- a CDS encoding sigma-70 family RNA polymerase sigma factor — protein MAHAPDPLADPDFIASLRGQMLRFATLQLSDPTLAEDTVQEALAGALKNADRFQGRAAFKTWVFAILRHKIADALRQRYREAILTEDEDDERHWFDDRGHWRPEARPWDWGDPAQALNDAQFWRVFETCLERLPPRQAQVFMMREFIGLETKAICATLNISATNLNVLLHRARLRLQACLENHWFAPGGRHAEL, from the coding sequence ATGGCTCACGCCCCCGATCCCCTCGCCGATCCTGACTTCATCGCGTCCCTGCGCGGGCAGATGCTGCGCTTTGCCACCCTGCAGCTGTCCGACCCGACCCTGGCGGAAGACACGGTGCAGGAAGCGCTGGCCGGGGCGCTCAAGAATGCCGACCGTTTCCAGGGACGGGCGGCATTCAAGACCTGGGTGTTCGCCATCCTCCGCCACAAGATCGCCGATGCCCTGCGCCAGCGCTATCGGGAGGCGATACTCACGGAGGACGAGGACGACGAACGACATTGGTTCGACGACCGCGGCCACTGGCGCCCCGAGGCCCGGCCCTGGGATTGGGGCGATCCGGCGCAGGCGCTGAATGACGCCCAGTTCTGGCGGGTGTTCGAAACCTGCCTCGAACGCCTGCCGCCACGCCAGGCCCAGGTCTTCATGATGCGCGAATTCATCGGCCTGGAGACCAAGGCCATCTGTGCCACGTTGAACATCAGCGCCACCAATCTCAACGTCCTGCTTCACCGCGCCCGCCTGCGCCTGCAGGCCTGTCTGGAAAACCACTGGTTCGCCCCCGGAGGCCGCCATGCTGAACTGTGA
- a CDS encoding YdbL family protein: MKKTLTPLIPLLLMLGIAACVTINIYFPAAAAEKAADRIIKEIQEGTEKENPPQSALPHWQVRIDLWALLGVGSVQAAADLDIDSPEIRAIRASMKRRFPKLKSYLDRGWIGYANNGLVAVVNKTQIPLKERAIVERLVAAENRDRLALYRAIARANGHPEWADDIQATFAKRWIANAKPGWQVQLANGRWVRK, encoded by the coding sequence ATGAAAAAAACACTCACCCCGCTGATTCCGCTGTTGCTGATGCTTGGCATCGCCGCCTGCGTCACTATCAACATCTACTTTCCGGCCGCCGCAGCGGAAAAGGCCGCCGACCGGATCATCAAGGAGATCCAGGAAGGGACGGAAAAGGAAAACCCGCCGCAATCGGCCCTGCCCCATTGGCAGGTACGCATCGATCTGTGGGCCCTTCTCGGCGTCGGAAGCGTCCAAGCGGCCGCGGACCTGGACATCGACAGTCCGGAAATCCGGGCCATCCGCGCCTCGATGAAACGCCGTTTCCCCAAACTGAAATCCTATCTCGACCGGGGTTGGATCGGCTATGCCAACAACGGCCTGGTGGCGGTGGTCAACAAGACCCAGATCCCGCTCAAGGAACGGGCCATCGTCGAGCGCCTGGTGGCGGCGGAAAACCGGGACCGGCTCGCTCTGTATCGGGCCATTGCCCGCGCCAACGGCCATCCCGAATGGGCCGATGACATCCAGGCCACCTTCGCCAAACGCTGGATCGCCAACGCCAAACCGGGCTGGCAGGTCCAGCTTGCCAACGGCCGCTGGGTGCGGAAATAG
- a CDS encoding L,D-transpeptidase family protein, with the protein MTRWIIVSIPRQRLFLLDNGIKIREYPVSTARNGCGERIGSGCTPRGWHYVRAKIGTGLPRYAVLVGRRFTGEIYSPQLAQRYPKRDWILSRILWLCGLEPGFNRLGERDTFRRYIYIHGSPDHLIDGRPGSCGCIRMRNADVQELYDRIEPGTRVWITESGDQSTWPSLPVR; encoded by the coding sequence ATGACCCGTTGGATCATCGTCAGCATTCCACGGCAGCGGTTGTTTTTGCTAGATAACGGTATAAAGATTCGGGAATATCCGGTTTCGACCGCCCGCAACGGCTGCGGCGAGCGGATCGGCAGCGGCTGCACCCCCCGGGGCTGGCATTACGTGCGCGCCAAGATCGGAACCGGACTGCCCCGCTACGCCGTTCTGGTGGGACGGCGTTTTACCGGTGAAATCTATTCCCCCCAGCTGGCACAACGGTATCCAAAGCGTGACTGGATCCTGAGCCGCATCCTCTGGCTCTGCGGTCTGGAACCCGGCTTCAACCGCCTAGGGGAGCGGGACACCTTCCGCCGCTATATCTACATCCACGGCAGCCCCGACCACCTGATCGACGGCCGGCCCGGTTCCTGCGGCTGTATCCGGATGCGCAACGCCGATGTCCAGGAACTGTACGACCGGATCGAACCCGGCACCCGGGTCTGGATCACTGAAAGCGGCGATCAGTCCACCTGGCCGTCTTTGCCGGTCAGGTGA